TTGCTTCTCACGTGCATTTAATTTGCTCAAGGCTGATTTTAACAACGATTTATCCACATTCGATTCAATGCTTTTCGTAATAATATCTTCTTCTGTTCCCAGCACGTCCGATAACAAGAGTTCATTGCCATCCCAATCAATATTCAGCGGTTCATCAAAAGAAACCTCTGTCTTTAACTTATTGGTTCGGCGCAAATACATTAAAATTTCATTTTCGATACAGCGGGAAGCATAGGTAGCCAGCTTAATCTTTTTTTCCGGATTAAACGTATTTACTGCTTTAATCAGCCCGATCGTGCCTATACTAATCAAATCTTCAATATTTATTCCTGTATTTTCAAATTTTCGAGCAATATAAACAACCAATCTCAAGTTTCTTTCAATTAACATTGATCTGGCCGTTTTATCTCCTTTAGGCAGTTTTTTTAGTAATTCCTGTTCTTCCTGTTTGGTTAAAGGCGGCGGTAATGCTTCACTTCCACCAATGTAATAGATTTCCTTTGGCTTGATTCCTATCTTTCTAAGAAATTGATACCAGCGTAATTTAAGTTTGAACTTCCAAATAGCCATAACGCACACTCCTTTATGCTGTTTGTGTGATAGATTGCTTCACGATAAGGGGATGCAGCAGGCAATGATATTGCCCGTCCCTTTCCAATACGCCAAATTGAATTCCAATTAATACATTTGCCGTCTCCAAAACATCATTGTTATAAAATATGGTCAGTTTTTCTGCCCGGATGGCCAACATAAATGAATGAGCTCCATCGACTCCCTGATAAGGAACCAAGTGCAGTTTGTCTTCCCATTTCTTTGGAAGTCTGCTGAAATCCAGATTCTCTTTCACATGTTGCAGCTCCTTCCACACTTCATCATCAAACCACTGTTTTAAAAATGGCTGATCACATATGACAACAGGTTGTTTCGTCAATGGATCGACAAGCTGATTTCCGCTATCGATATAACCAATGGACTCAAAGGATTGATGATTGATGGTCAATACAACCTTATGCATCTCATCATATTTCACTTGTTCTCCAACATGCTCGTCCATACGCCGTTTTGTAAAATACCAAATAATCGGAAAGCAAGTAATAACAAAAATCCAGCTGACCGGGTCACCATAACCCTGGTTAAATGTGATAATCCCCTCCAAAGAAACAGTTACCGGACGTTGCAGGAAAAAATGAATCGCCATTAATCCTCCTCCGATAGCAAAAGAAACGAAATAAAAGAGGAAAGTCAGTTTGATAAAGCGATACAGACTTTTAAAGCCAAATGTGCTGCAAATAATGACAAAGGAATACATCAGTTTGCCGGCAACATGATTGAAAAAGGAATCAGGAAAATAGATTGTCAGCGGAACAATGCATGAAGCAACAAAAGCGCCAAAAAACAGGCGGATTTTTTTTACTGGTTTTCGGGCAAGTATCTGTACGAGCATCAGCAGCATTAAATCCACCATAAAATTTAATGCCCAAATAACGTCTAAGTAAATAGACAATCCGTACCGCACCTCCCTTACGTTTTACTGCTCACCAGAAGGAGACATTACCTTCTGTATACTTGATTTCATAAAATGAAAGTAATATATGTTGAAAAGTATAGACAATCTGAAGAGAAAAGTCTGTCAATTCTTGTATGCAAAAAGAAGCTATTTAACACTTATTCTTAAGAATCGTGTCTAATGATTTTTGGGGGGTGAAAATGGAAGGTTTATATATTCCCGTTCTATCAAAAAACGCTGTGCTAAAAGGAGTTCTTTTAGCACAGCGTTTTTTGGCAGTTAAAAAGGATACATTTTCTTACCGCATAAGTGTAACGAAGGTTGTCACCTGAAACATTGTGACAACCGCATTTTTTTATTTTATCTTTTACCGATTACGGTTTCGGTTTCTTAAGAAGGTCGGAATATCCAGCTCATCTTCCTCAGGACGAGGTTTAGAAGGAGATGGATTGGATGCTTCTCTTTCCCTGACAGGGTTTGATTCATTTGGTTGTTTTGTTGCTGCCTGTTGTGTTTGTCCTGTATTTGGACGTTGCTGTTTTTGACGTGTATCAGCTTTTGGCTGTGCATTTTCATCAAAACCAGTAGCAATGACGGTAACAACAATTTCATCATTGAGGTTTTCATTAATAACGGAACCAAAGATAACATTCACTTCTTGATCTGCTGCAGAAGTAACTAAATCAGCTGCCTCCTGTACTTCATAAAGGCTGAGGTTTGTACCGCCGGTGATATTCATTAGAATACCATGCGCCCCATCAATCGAGGTTTCCAGTAATGGAGAAGAAATTGCTTTTTTAGCCGCTTCTGTTGCTCTTGTTTCTCCGGTTGCAATGCCGATACCCATTAGAGCAGAACCTTTGTCATACATGATTGTTTTTACGTCAGCAAAGTCGACGTTAATCAGACCCGGCTTGGCAATCAAATCAGAGATACCTTGTACACCTTGACGAAGTACATTATCTGCTTCACGGAATGCTTCCAGCATCGGTGTATTTTTATCCACGATTTCCAGCAGACGATCATTTGGAATAACAATTAATGTATCTACGCTGCCCTTCAGCGTATCGATACCGGACACCGCTTGTGTCGATCTTCTCCGGCCTTCGAAAGAAAACGGACGAGTTACGACACCAACAGTCAATGCTCCCAGATCTTTCGCTACCTGTGCAATAACTGGAGCTGCACCAGTTCCAGTACCGCCGCCCATTCCGGCAGTAACAAAAACCATGTCTGCACCTTTTAACGCTTCTTCTAATTGTTCTTTACTTTCTTCCGCTGCTTTTTTTCCAACTTCCGGATTGGCACCGGCACCAAGACCACGGGTTAGTTTGCCGCCAATTTGTATTTGGGATTCTGCCTGAGAAAGATTTAAAGCTTGTGAATCCGTGTTTACTGCGATAAATTCAACACCTTCTACGCCATGCTCAATCATTCGGTTCACGGCGTTATTACCGCCGCCGCCGACTCCAATAACTTTTATCGTTGCTAATTCTTCCATGTTTGTATCAAAATCTAACATATTATGGTTCCTCCTAGTCTACTAATTACGAACAATTTCTAATAACAACTTCTGCGGACAGAAATTAATCAAAGAAATATTTGAATAGATTAGCAAATCCTGATTCTTTCTTTTTGCCTTGTTTCTTCTGTTTCTTTTCACTTGCAGGTCTGGATTGCTTAGCAGGCCGTTGTTCCACATTTTCTTCTAAAGCTACTGCAGGGTATAATTCTTTTCCTTGTATTTTCGCATTACGATAAGCAAATTGTAAAATACCGACGCCTGCTGTAAATTGGGATTCTCTAACACCAATATAATCCGGTACAGCTACACGTACATTGGAATAAAATAAATCCTGTGCCAGCTCTAAACTTCCAGGCATTGCTGTTGTGCCTCCAGTTAAGACAAAACCGCCAGGCAGCTCCTGATAACCCATTTTTCGGATTTCCTTGTCAATATACGTGTATATTTCTTCTAATCTAGCTTCTATCATATCAGCTAATTGGAGTTGATTAAATACTTGTCTTTGATTACTTCCGATGGTTGTTACTTCGAATGTTTCATCCTCTGAAGCATCGTTGTAAAATGCATATCCATGTTTTAATTTAATCTGTTCTGCTTCTTCTGTAGAGATGCGCAATCCGATGGATAAGTCCTTCGTTATATTATCCCCGCCTAAGTTAATAACACTCGTAGCTGCTAAATGATCATTTTCAAATACAGATACAGTTGTACATCCGCCTCCAATGTCAATCAGCACCGATCCCATATTCATCTCATCTTTTGATAAGGCAATCGTTCCTGCTGCAAGCGGCTGAAGACAAATATCCGATACTTCCAAATGAGCTCTCTCCACACATTTTAAGATATTATGCAGAATGGTTTTAGAGCAAGTAATAATGGTACCTTCCATCTCCAGCCGGACACCAATCATTCCTCTGGGATCTGTAATTTCATCCAATCCGTCTACAATAAACTGTTTGGGAATGACATCGATAATTTCCCGTTCCGGCGGAATGGAAATAACTTGCGCTCCATCAATTACTCTTGTTACGTCTTCATCATTGATTTCTCTATTCTCACTTTGTACAGCTACAACGCCATGACAAGGCTGAAGCTGGATGTGGGATCCGTTTATTCCGACTACTACGCGGTGGATTTCCATCCCTACCATTCTTTCAGCTTGTTCAACCGCACTTCGGATAGAATGAACCGTTTGATCAATATCAACAATAGCACCCTTCTTCATTCCATTTGACGCTGCAGTACCGACTCCAATAATATTTAAAGAGTCTTGTTGTACTTCTCCAATAATTACTTTTATTGTATTTGTCCCGATATCGAGACTGACTAGTATTTCACTGTTATTCAAAAAAGAGCACCTCCCCGTAAAAATATACTGACGATATTTTTACTGCCACGTTATCCTTCGTATAGTCTTTAATTCTAAAAGAAAATGAATAAAAAATAAACATATTTTATGCTTATTTTTTCAAGTAATCTATTTCGATAAAAACCGACACTATACCATACGTTCCTAAAGGATGATATATGACTTCATTCTACAAATTATTCATTTCCTGTATTTTCATTTTCTTCATTAACTTCCTCATTAATTTCTTCTATCTCGTCTTCGATATCCACTTCTTCCATCTCGTCCTTCTCAAAAGACTCGAAATAGATGCCGACTCCCATATGGATGATACCTTTATCATCCTCTTCAAGCTGGCTGACAATGGATGGATAATAGTCTAATTTATCCAAGACCTGATCTACATTTCCTTCCACCAGAAAACCATCACTCATATACAGTGTAATAAGCGTTGTATCCACATCCTCTTCTGGCTCTTTTCGCTCAATTTCCGAAATCATATTAAAAATACTCGGGCGGACCCCTTCCATTTCGGCTGCCAGTTCGGTTAACTGCGATTCATTAAAATCAGATATTAACGGCGCATTGCCGATAGATGCTCTTGCATTCTGCTGGATAACTTGACCATCCGCAAGAACCGGATAAAACGCTCTTCCATCTTGAACATAGCCCAGGACAGACTGCTCCTCCACTTCAATTAAAACAGTACTGGGAAAACGCCGGTTAATAGATGCTTGCTCAATGACAGGATTTTCTTCCATGTCTGAAGCAACAGAAGATCCATTCAAAGACCAGATATTCATGCCTTCTGTTAAACCTGACTCATCTATTATGTACTCATCTGTTAAGAATACATTCCCGTTTACCTCAATCGATCTTACTTCACTCCATGGAGATTGCAGATAAATAATAACAGCAATGAGAATGAAAAATATAGATAAATAAAATATTAATCTTCTATTTGCTTTTTTCTTTCTGGCCTGCTTTAATTTCGGAATTCGATCCTCAATAGAAACGATATTTTTATCACTCATCTCCATTTCTTCCTTTATCCATTATTTTTAAGGGAAATAACTGTATAAGTTTATTCCCTTGTATTTACAAAAAGTATATCATAAATGAAGGGGTTACACGTAGTTGACTTCTGTATGTTTCTAAAATTTTTTTCGTTTTATAAAAAAATGACGTTTGCTTAAGCGGTATTCCATATTTCTCCTGCATTCATTCATCCCCATGGAGAACGTTCCAAAATCATGTTTACTCAAATGATTGGTTTCGTACTTTTCTCCATACTTTTGGAATGCCTGCTGATACTTAATAAAATTCCCGCTGCACATAGTGTCAAGGTCAGAGATGAACCTCCGTAGCTGAGGAAAGGCAGTGTAATCCCTGTTACAGGAATTAAACCGATAACCACGCTTATATTAATCATTGCCTGTAAGACTAACATACTAGCTATTCCCAACGCCAGCAGCCTGCTAAATAAATCAGGTGCCTCTACAGCAATTTTAATCCCTCTCCATAATAGCAGAAAAAACAATAGAATAGTTGCAGAACCTCCAATTAAACCTAATTCTTCTGCAATAATGGAAAAAATAAAATCCGTCTGCGGTTCCGGGAGGTAAAAATATTTTTGCAAACTGTTCCCTAATCCGAGCCCCATCAAACCTCCCGGGCCAATAGCATAAAGTGATTGGATAATTTGAAACCCATGTCCTAAAGGATCCTCCCAGGGATTTAAGAATGCTAAAATCCGGTTAATCCGATAAGGAGCGGAAGCAATTAAACCAATAAAACCGATCACACCGATTCCGGCTAATCCAAAAAAATGGGATAGCTTAGCGCCTGCTACAAAAAGCAGTATCATGCATGTTAATACCAGCACCATCCCTGTACCTAAATCAGGCTGGAGCATAATAAGTCCAAAAGCAGTAAAAATCAAAAGCAAACAGGGAAAGAATCCTTTTTTAAATGAGGTGATATATTTTTGATAGTCAGATAAAATCGCTGCCAGAAAAATGATCAAACCTAATTTCATAAATTCAGAAGGCTGAATACTGAATGCACCGATACCAATCCAGCTTTGCGCACCGCCGCGAACCATTCCGATTCCCGGGATCAGGACAAGTAAAAGCAGTATAAAGCAGAAAAACAATAAGATCTTTGCATATTTTTTCCATATATAATAAGGAAAATAGGAAATAACCACCATCCCGATAAAGCCAATTCCGGCAAATAAGAGCTGTCTTTTTAAGTAATAAAAGGAATCATTAAACTTATATTCCGACCAGATATAGGAGGAACTATAAACCATCAACATACCGACACCTAACAGAACAACGATGATGCCAAATAATACTTTATCCAATTTATTTTGATTGCGGATGAACTTATTCAAAAATACCCCTTCTTTCCATGAGATAAACTAAGGAAATAGGGGCATTTTAAAATATAATGTACGATAACTGTACTGGCTTGTTCCAGTTCGTCTGCTATTAGTAAGTATTTGTTCAAGCCCCTTAGTCCATTGTATGAACAGCTTGGACAAATATGTCTCCTCTCTCTTCAAACGTTTTATACTGATCCCAGCTAGCACAAGCAGGTGAAAGCAATAAAATATCTCCTTCATCTGATAATGAAAAACCAATTTCAGCAGCATTCTCCACATCGCTTGCATGCGTAATTACCGGAATACCTGCTTCTTTTCCGATACGCTCTAATTTGGATGCCGTTTCTCCAAATACAACCATTGCTTTTACATTTTGTAAATGCGGAATAAGCTCATCAAACTCATTTCCACGATCTAAACCGCCAGCAAGTAGCACGATTTCTTTTTTAAAGGAATCCAATGCTTTTTGTGTGGCTAATATGTTTGTTGCTTTAGAATCATTGTACACATAACGGCCTTTATGCCGTCCTACAAATTCTAATCGGTGTTTAACACCGGAAAATGTTTTTAAGACATACTGAATTCCTTCATTTGTCGCACCATTTAACTTGGCTGCTGCAACAGATGCCAGGATATTTTCCAAATTATGCTGTCCAACCAGAACAATATCTTCCCGCGCCATGATTGCTTCCTCAAAAAAGTACACATACGTGTCATCAGCCCAAGCACCCGTCTGTTGCAGATACTGTGTTGCTGAAAAAGCTATTTTTTTTGCTTTAGCATCCGTCACTTTATCTTGAAGTATTGGATCATCTGCATTGTATACAAGATAATCGTCTGCACACTGATTTTTAAATATATGACATTTTGCATTTACATAGCTTTCTAAATCGCCGTGATAATCCAAATGGGCTTCATAAATATTTAACAATACTGCTGTAGAAGGACGAAATGCTGCTATTCCCTGTAATTGAAAAGAAGACAATTCCATGACCATTTTTTCATCCGGCTGCATCGTTTGAGCGACTTCTGTTGCAGCGATGCCAATGTTACCAGCAAGTTTCACCTTACAATCACTATGTTTCAGCATCTCTGTCACTAAGGTAGTTGTCGTCGTTTTCCCGTTGGATCCGGTGATTCCGATGATCGGCTGTTCTGTTAAATGGGAGACCAGCTCCACTTCAGTAATAACCGGAATCCCGCGTTTGAATGCTTCTGCAACCACTGGATGATCATACCGTATTCCAGGGTTTTTCACGACAATCTTTTTCCCATCTAACACGTGCAAGGGGTGAGAACCCAGGACAAGATGCGCTCCTTTTTGTTGAAGCTCTAATACCTGCGCATCCTCATACGTTGCTGCTGCATCATTGACAGTTACTTCTTTCCCGTTCTCTAAAAGCACTTTTGCAGCAGCTGTACCACTTCGGGCTAATCCTAGGACAAGCACATTTTCCGGGAACTGTTTCCACGTCTTCATGACATCCCCACCTCAATATAAATAGCAAGAACGGCAAACAGAAGGCCTGCAAGCCAAAATGTTGTTACGACTCTCCATTCTGACCATCCTGTTAATTCATAGTGGTGATGCAACGGGCTCATCTTGAAAATACGTTTTCCGGTCGTTTTAAAAGAAATCACCTGGATAATAACGGATAATGTTTCAATAACAAATACACCGCCGATAATAACTAATAAAATCTCCAGTTTCAGCAGTATCGCAATTGCTGCGATAGCTCCCCCTAAAGCCAAAGATCCTGTATCTCCCATAAAGACTTTAGCAGGATGCGCATTAAACACTAAGAACCCTAAGAGGGCACCCACTACTGCTAAGGAAAAGACAGTCACCATATCATTAGGCACGCCATACCAGGCAATAATCGCAAATGCACCGAATGCAATGGCTGCAGTCCCGGCTAATAGACCATCCAGCCCATCTGTTAAATTGACAGCGTTGGAAGCTCCTACCAGCATGACAATAATAAGGATGGCGTAAAACCAGCCAAGGTCAAATTGAACAGACGTTCCCGGAATAGCAATATCTGTCGGGAAATCCTGTGCGCGTAAAACAAAGTAAAATACAAGTGCAATAATAATTTGTCCAATTAATTTCTGCATCGATGTTAGACCAAGATTTCTTTTCATTGCCACTTTAATATAATCGTCTAAAAAACCTAATAAGCCATAACCAAATAATACAAAAAGTAACAGCCATAACTCATAGTTAATGCCACCGCCAACTCTGCTTCCCATAATAAGCGATGTAATCATAATACTGAAGACAATCATGATTCCGCCCATCGTTGGCGTTCCTGTTTTCTTTTGATGCGATTCAGGGCCTTCTTCTCTAATACTTTGTCCAAACTTTAATCGTCTTAAAAAAGGGATAAAAATTGGAGATAGAAGAACTGTTATAAGAAACGCTACTGCGATTGTAATTAATAAACCTGTTATATTCATTTTCTCTCCACCTCATTTGTAACCTTCTGCAGGGTTGTTTCTTAAGCATGATAGAATCAGCGCAATACGCATGGATTTTCATAGAGTAAATCTCTCTACATCCGGTTTACCGCACTGATTCTGCTTCTTCACTAATGGAAACATCACCTGTCAGATGCCTTAACATAATTGTTCTAAAAAAGTTTCAAATTTCATTCCTCTTGATGCCTTCAACAAGATCAGATTTTCCGGTTCCAAATACTTTTCCACATGACTCATAAGCTCAAGCTTATCCTTCAAATGGACAGCAGGAAGCTCAGGAAATTGCTTCTTTAACGCATCATGTATGTACTGTGAATGATGACCATACGTATACACTGCTGTTATCTCTGGACTGATGGCATCCGCAATACCCCGGTGAAATTCTTCTGCAAAATCACCAAGCTCCAGAATATCACCTAAAACAAGAATTTTATGCTGATATCCTTTCATCTCCTCAACGACTTGAATTGATGCTTTCATCGAAGCCGGAGAAGCATTGTAAGCATCATTAATCACTGTCACACCATTCTTACCCAGGTGCTTTTCAAAGCGCATTTTGGTCATTTCCAACTGGGCAAAAGCCGTTTTGATTGTTTCAGCAGGAATCTTCATTTCCATTGCCAGCTGGATAACATATGCAGCATTTTTCGCATGGTGCTTTCCTAAGAGCGGAATTTGATAAGCTTCTTCTCCCACATCAAAGGTTGTCACGGTTTCCTCTACAGCTACATGGTCAATCACAACATTATTTTCCCCGCTAAAGCCTACCCTTATTTTGGGAACAGGAATATTAGCACTTGTTAAAAGCGGTTCATCCCCATCAATAATTAATGTTCCTCCCGGCTTTATTCCGGAAACTATTTCTAATTTAGCTTGGGCAATCCCTTCTTTAGAGCCGAGATTTTCAATATGCTGTCCATCAATATTGGTAATAACCGCATGATCCGGTTCACCAATACGGCTTAACAGCTCTATTTCTCCAAAATGATTCATACCCATTTCCAGAATCAATACTTCGGTGTTCCGGTCCATTGATAAAATGGTTAGCGGAAGCCCGATATGATTATTATAATTTCCTTTTGTAGCATGGGTTTTAAACGTTGTCTGCATCACCGCTTTGGTTAAGTCTTTCGTTGTTGTCTTTCCATTCGATCCGGTAATACCGATAACGGTCGGATTGACTTCTTTCCGATAAGCGGATGCAAGCTCCTGTAATGCTTTGACAGTGTCGTTTACAAATAAAATAAGTAACGCGTCCGGAAGATTTTCCGGAAGCGGTGTTTCCTTTTGCCAAAAAGTTGCTGCTGCGCCATTCTCCACTGCTCCAGCGATAAATTGGTGCCCGTCAAACTTTTCTCCGGCAATCGGTATATAAAGTCCGTTATGAGAACGGACACGGCTGTCATTAACTACTTCATGAATTTCCAAATCAGCAGGAATCTGCCCTTGGTGATGGGGAAATAATTGTTTTAATTGTGATGCAGTAAATAACATCTCTTACTCCCCTTTCTCTTTAATGGCTTCCCGAGCAATTTGACGATCATCAAAATCATATTTTGTCTTGCCAATAATTTGATAGGTTTCATGACCTTTTCCTGCAATTAAAATAATATCGCCTTTTTGAGCAAGCTCTACAGCATGTTTAATTGCTTCAGTCCGGTCAACAATGACTTCAAAGGTTGCTTCTTCTTCCGTTAAATGAGCTGTCATATCTTCCAAAATCTGTACCGGTTCCTCTGTGCGCGGGTTATCCGATGTAAACAGAACATGATCAGCATACTTCACAGCCACATTCGCCATTAATGGACGTTTCGTGCGATCACGGTCGCCTCCACAGCCAACAACCACATACACTTTACGCTCTGCAAATTCCCGGCTCGTCTGGAGTACATTCTCCAAGGAGTCAGGTGTATGTGCAAAATCGACAATCACAGAATAATCCTGGCCTTCATTAATTGGTTCAAACCGGCCGTCTACCCCTTTAACCGACTCCAGCGCTTCTTTAATCACATCTAAGCCAATATTTGATGCAATCGCGGCAGCACTGGCAGCAAGCATGTTATAGACATTAAACATACCGATTAAATTCGTTTTAATATGCGTCGTACCGATTGGTGTCACCAGTTTAAACGCAACTCCGGATGGAGATAGCATGATATTTTTGGCCATCATATCCGCATCCTGTTTACAGCTGTAGGTAATGACCTGCTGTGCTGTACTGCGTTTTAGTAAATCGCTTGAATCGTCGTCTTCATTAATAATGGCATATTTCTTTTTCCCTTGCTGATAGTCATTCCCCAATCCGGAGAAAAGAAGACTCTTCGCCCGTAAATAATCATCCATATCTTTATGATAATCCAGGTGATCCTGTGACAGGTTTGTAAAAATACCAATGTCATAATCACAGCCAAAAACCCTTCCCATGTCCAAGGCATGCGAAGAAACTTCCATGATGACCTGCTCTGCTTCTTTTTCCTGCATTTGATGAAAAATGCGGTTCAGTTCCAGCACATCTGGTGTTGTATTGATGACCGGAAATGTTTCATTGCCGATTTTCACTTGAATACTTCCGATAACACCGGATTTTTTTCCCTGTTGTTCAAAAATCGTATCTAATAAATATGTTGTTGTTGTTTTTCCATTCGTTCCCGTGACACCAATCAGCGGAAATTTTGTGGTTGGATAATCATAGTATGCGGCTGAAAGCATCGCCAAGGCACGGCCAGTATCTTTCACCTGGATTAGCGGAATGTCCCCGCTCACATGTACATCCCTGGAAATAACAGCCGCCGCAGCGCCTTTATCTATTGCTTGCTGAAGAAAGTCATGACCATCTACGGTGTAACCTTCAATACACACAAATAAGCTCCCTGGTTCTACTTTTCTGGAGTCCATTTCTACGTTGACAACTTCTACATTCTGAATGGACCCGGTTGTTTGATAAAATCCAATTTCATTTAATAGTTTATCAAGTTTCATTTTCACACCCTATTTCTATTCTTTTCCTTTAAAGGTATTCTCAACGATTCTCTTCTTTAAGAGGGTTGTTATCAAGTTCCATTTAGAAAACCGTTATTTACATTTTTTTATTTACCGTGAAAGATAACAAAATCTATTATATCAAATTTCTATCGATTTAACGATTATTTTCTTGACCTAAAAATAAACGAATCGTACTTCCAGATTCTAGCATTGTTCCCGCTTTTGGAGACTGATCAATAATTTCATCTCCCTCTCCACTCACATCAATGGATAGATCTAACGGGTACTCCGCCAGTTCATCTGTGCTTTCACCAATAAAATCCGGCACTTCAATCTTAGGCTGTTCCGGCCAAGCATATTCTTTCTCCAAACCATCCGTACGCGGTTCTACGTTCATCGCCCGCAAGCTGTCATCAATTATTGTTCCAACAATAGGTGCAGCCACAACACCACCAAATTGGATAGTATCTTTCGGATTATCAACAGCCAGATAAACGACAATCTCCGGATCATCT
The nucleotide sequence above comes from Oceanobacillus timonensis. Encoded proteins:
- the sigE gene encoding RNA polymerase sporulation sigma factor SigE; the protein is MAIWKFKLKLRWYQFLRKIGIKPKEIYYIGGSEALPPPLTKQEEQELLKKLPKGDKTARSMLIERNLRLVVYIARKFENTGINIEDLISIGTIGLIKAVNTFNPEKKIKLATYASRCIENEILMYLRRTNKLKTEVSFDEPLNIDWDGNELLLSDVLGTEEDIITKSIESNVDKSLLKSALSKLNAREKQIMELRFGLVGDDEKTQKDVADMLGISQSYISRLEKKIIRRLKKEFNKMV
- the spoIIGA gene encoding sigma-E processing peptidase SpoIIGA — translated: MSIYLDVIWALNFMVDLMLLMLVQILARKPVKKIRLFFGAFVASCIVPLTIYFPDSFFNHVAGKLMYSFVIICSTFGFKSLYRFIKLTFLFYFVSFAIGGGLMAIHFFLQRPVTVSLEGIITFNQGYGDPVSWIFVITCFPIIWYFTKRRMDEHVGEQVKYDEMHKVVLTINHQSFESIGYIDSGNQLVDPLTKQPVVICDQPFLKQWFDDEVWKELQHVKENLDFSRLPKKWEDKLHLVPYQGVDGAHSFMLAIRAEKLTIFYNNDVLETANVLIGIQFGVLERDGQYHCLLHPLIVKQSITQTA
- the ftsZ gene encoding cell division protein FtsZ, with product MLDFDTNMEELATIKVIGVGGGGNNAVNRMIEHGVEGVEFIAVNTDSQALNLSQAESQIQIGGKLTRGLGAGANPEVGKKAAEESKEQLEEALKGADMVFVTAGMGGGTGTGAAPVIAQVAKDLGALTVGVVTRPFSFEGRRRSTQAVSGIDTLKGSVDTLIVIPNDRLLEIVDKNTPMLEAFREADNVLRQGVQGISDLIAKPGLINVDFADVKTIMYDKGSALMGIGIATGETRATEAAKKAISSPLLETSIDGAHGILMNITGGTNLSLYEVQEAADLVTSAADQEVNVIFGSVINENLNDEIVVTVIATGFDENAQPKADTRQKQQRPNTGQTQQAATKQPNESNPVREREASNPSPSKPRPEEDELDIPTFLRNRNRNR
- the ftsA gene encoding cell division protein FtsA encodes the protein MNNSEILVSLDIGTNTIKVIIGEVQQDSLNIIGVGTAASNGMKKGAIVDIDQTVHSIRSAVEQAERMVGMEIHRVVVGINGSHIQLQPCHGVVAVQSENREINDEDVTRVIDGAQVISIPPEREIIDVIPKQFIVDGLDEITDPRGMIGVRLEMEGTIITCSKTILHNILKCVERAHLEVSDICLQPLAAGTIALSKDEMNMGSVLIDIGGGCTTVSVFENDHLAATSVINLGGDNITKDLSIGLRISTEEAEQIKLKHGYAFYNDASEDETFEVTTIGSNQRQVFNQLQLADMIEARLEEIYTYIDKEIRKMGYQELPGGFVLTGGTTAMPGSLELAQDLFYSNVRVAVPDYIGVRESQFTAGVGILQFAYRNAKIQGKELYPAVALEENVEQRPAKQSRPASEKKQKKQGKKKESGFANLFKYFFD
- a CDS encoding cell division protein FtsQ/DivIB — protein: MSDKNIVSIEDRIPKLKQARKKKANRRLIFYLSIFFILIAVIIYLQSPWSEVRSIEVNGNVFLTDEYIIDESGLTEGMNIWSLNGSSVASDMEENPVIEQASINRRFPSTVLIEVEEQSVLGYVQDGRAFYPVLADGQVIQQNARASIGNAPLISDFNESQLTELAAEMEGVRPSIFNMISEIERKEPEEDVDTTLITLYMSDGFLVEGNVDQVLDKLDYYPSIVSQLEEDDKGIIHMGVGIYFESFEKDEMEEVDIEDEIEEINEEVNEENENTGNE
- the spoVE gene encoding stage V sporulation protein E, which produces MRNQNKLDKVLFGIIVVLLGVGMLMVYSSSYIWSEYKFNDSFYYLKRQLLFAGIGFIGMVVISYFPYYIWKKYAKILLFFCFILLLLVLIPGIGMVRGGAQSWIGIGAFSIQPSEFMKLGLIIFLAAILSDYQKYITSFKKGFFPCLLLIFTAFGLIMLQPDLGTGMVLVLTCMILLFVAGAKLSHFFGLAGIGVIGFIGLIASAPYRINRILAFLNPWEDPLGHGFQIIQSLYAIGPGGLMGLGLGNSLQKYFYLPEPQTDFIFSIIAEELGLIGGSATILLFFLLLWRGIKIAVEAPDLFSRLLALGIASMLVLQAMINISVVIGLIPVTGITLPFLSYGGSSLTLTLCAAGILLSISRHSKSMEKSTKPII
- the murD gene encoding UDP-N-acetylmuramoyl-L-alanine--D-glutamate ligase — its product is MKTWKQFPENVLVLGLARSGTAAAKVLLENGKEVTVNDAAATYEDAQVLELQQKGAHLVLGSHPLHVLDGKKIVVKNPGIRYDHPVVAEAFKRGIPVITEVELVSHLTEQPIIGITGSNGKTTTTTLVTEMLKHSDCKVKLAGNIGIAATEVAQTMQPDEKMVMELSSFQLQGIAAFRPSTAVLLNIYEAHLDYHGDLESYVNAKCHIFKNQCADDYLVYNADDPILQDKVTDAKAKKIAFSATQYLQQTGAWADDTYVYFFEEAIMAREDIVLVGQHNLENILASVAAAKLNGATNEGIQYVLKTFSGVKHRLEFVGRHKGRYVYNDSKATNILATQKALDSFKKEIVLLAGGLDRGNEFDELIPHLQNVKAMVVFGETASKLERIGKEAGIPVITHASDVENAAEIGFSLSDEGDILLLSPACASWDQYKTFEERGDIFVQAVHTMD
- the mraY gene encoding phospho-N-acetylmuramoyl-pentapeptide-transferase gives rise to the protein MNITGLLITIAVAFLITVLLSPIFIPFLRRLKFGQSIREEGPESHQKKTGTPTMGGIMIVFSIMITSLIMGSRVGGGINYELWLLLFVLFGYGLLGFLDDYIKVAMKRNLGLTSMQKLIGQIIIALVFYFVLRAQDFPTDIAIPGTSVQFDLGWFYAILIIVMLVGASNAVNLTDGLDGLLAGTAAIAFGAFAIIAWYGVPNDMVTVFSLAVVGALLGFLVFNAHPAKVFMGDTGSLALGGAIAAIAILLKLEILLVIIGGVFVIETLSVIIQVISFKTTGKRIFKMSPLHHHYELTGWSEWRVVTTFWLAGLLFAVLAIYIEVGMS